From the genome of Pelosinus fermentans DSM 17108:
TATCTTTCATTTACGACAACTGTCACATGACTGCTGCGTTTTAAAATTTTAAAAGCTTGCCCACGTGACCGCGGATGAATACGTTTCAAGGTAGGTCCTTGGTCAACATAAGCTGCGGAAACATAGAGTTTATCTGAATTTAAATCGTTATTGTGCTCTGCGTTTGCAATGGCCGATTGGAGTACTTTTAACAGCACTTCGGATCCAACTTTCGGCGTATTTTTCAAAATTGCATATGCTTCACCAACGTTTTTACCA
Proteins encoded in this window:
- the rplV gene encoding 50S ribosomal protein L22 — translated: MEAKAIARHIRIAPRKIRVVIDLIRGKNVGEAYAILKNTPKVGSEVLLKVLQSAIANAEHNNDLNSDKLYVSAAYVDQGPTLKRIHPRSRGQAFKILKRSSHVTVVVNER